The following are encoded together in the Novipirellula galeiformis genome:
- a CDS encoding phospho-sugar mutase translates to MQELLSAVDSAARDSKISNSAAGHIRSWLTEERYAPYRDQVAQHIRDGQWQKLDDVFWTIIPFGTGGRRGRMYPIGSNAINDRTIGESAQGLANYVLEYAKREGRSGQLSCAIAYDTRHQSRHFTELCAGIMVAAGFKVYLLDDYRATPQLSFAVRYKKCDCGIMVTASHNPPSDNAVKVYWSSGAQVLPPHDKAIIERVMSCQEIKVTPFAEALADGRVEVVTEEIDQAFLEAAAAQAFAGPRDARILYSPLHGVGTAAVMPLLARDGFKDVEVYGPHKEPSGDFPNVPGHVSNPENKAVFAAPIEYAQGANFDLILATDPDCDRLGVAAPLTTDPAGEWATFDGNQIGALLTDFILSKRQAAGTLSPAHYVVKTLVTSELIRRIAESYSVRCVGDLLVGFKYIAEVIDREGPDNFVFGTEESHGYLVGQYARDKDGAVACMLMSELAAEMKAQGISLHTHLANLHRKHGFHKETLINLVMEGSEGMAAMQRLMKAFRETPPKSLAGIAVSQIRDYSNQTCTDANSGDSKPLEGPHGELIILDLDEEGNYVAARPSGTEPKIKLYVFTRVSPAESLDLDAAADTIARRLQGIEQDMRAFAQVNG, encoded by the coding sequence GTGCAAGAACTTTTATCCGCTGTTGATTCCGCCGCACGCGACTCAAAAATTAGCAACTCCGCGGCTGGCCACATCCGGTCATGGTTAACCGAAGAACGCTATGCTCCCTATCGCGACCAAGTTGCCCAGCATATCCGCGACGGCCAGTGGCAAAAGCTTGACGACGTATTCTGGACGATCATTCCATTTGGAACCGGTGGGCGTCGAGGCCGGATGTACCCGATCGGGTCCAACGCGATCAACGACCGGACGATTGGCGAAAGCGCTCAAGGACTCGCCAACTATGTCCTCGAGTATGCAAAACGCGAAGGCCGTAGCGGGCAACTCTCTTGTGCGATCGCCTATGACACGCGGCACCAATCGCGACACTTCACTGAATTGTGCGCCGGAATCATGGTGGCCGCCGGCTTTAAGGTCTACTTGCTCGACGATTACCGCGCGACGCCCCAATTGTCGTTCGCGGTTCGCTACAAGAAATGTGATTGTGGAATCATGGTTACGGCCAGCCACAATCCACCTAGCGACAATGCCGTGAAAGTCTATTGGTCAAGCGGCGCCCAAGTATTGCCGCCGCATGACAAGGCGATCATCGAACGGGTGATGTCGTGCCAAGAAATCAAGGTCACTCCGTTCGCCGAGGCGTTGGCCGACGGCCGGGTCGAAGTGGTGACCGAAGAGATCGACCAAGCGTTTTTGGAGGCCGCTGCGGCACAAGCGTTTGCGGGACCACGCGATGCCAGAATCTTGTATTCGCCACTGCACGGCGTGGGAACCGCCGCCGTCATGCCGCTATTGGCACGCGACGGATTCAAGGATGTCGAAGTCTACGGGCCTCACAAAGAACCCAGTGGCGACTTTCCCAACGTCCCCGGGCACGTCTCCAATCCCGAAAACAAAGCGGTTTTTGCCGCCCCAATCGAATACGCCCAAGGAGCGAATTTCGATCTAATTTTAGCGACCGATCCCGATTGCGACCGGCTGGGGGTCGCCGCGCCGCTGACGACCGATCCGGCAGGCGAGTGGGCGACCTTTGATGGAAATCAAATCGGGGCGTTGCTCACCGACTTCATCCTCAGCAAACGCCAGGCAGCGGGAACGTTGTCGCCAGCTCATTACGTCGTCAAGACGCTTGTCACGAGCGAGCTGATTCGCCGGATTGCTGAAAGCTATTCCGTCCGCTGCGTTGGTGATCTGTTGGTCGGTTTCAAGTACATCGCCGAAGTCATCGATCGCGAAGGTCCCGATAACTTCGTGTTCGGAACCGAAGAGTCCCACGGCTACTTGGTCGGCCAATATGCGCGAGACAAAGATGGCGCGGTCGCTTGTATGTTGATGAGCGAATTGGCCGCCGAAATGAAGGCCCAAGGGATCTCGTTGCATACGCATCTTGCCAACCTGCATCGCAAACATGGCTTTCATAAAGAGACGCTCATCAATTTGGTCATGGAAGGCAGCGAAGGCATGGCAGCGATGCAGCGGCTGATGAAAGCATTTCGCGAAACCCCGCCAAAGTCGCTCGCCGGAATCGCGGTTTCGCAAATCCGAGACTACTCAAACCAAACCTGTACCGATGCCAACAGCGGCGATTCGAAACCGCTCGAGGGACCTCACGGCGAGTTGATCATCCTGGATTTGGATGAGGAAGGAAACTACGTCGCGGCGCGGCCCAGCGGAACCGAGCCGAAGATCAAACTATACGTCTTCACACGAGTCTCCCCCGCCGAGTCGCTCGATTTGGATGCCGCCGCCGATACGATCGCTCGGCGTCTGCAAGGGATCGAACAGGACATGCGGGCGTTTGCCCAAGTGAACGGCTAA
- a CDS encoding ABC transporter ATP-binding protein: MLAVQLVDIEKRYHDRDVLQSICLHVEAGEYMVLLGESGCGKTTMLRTIAGLESADGGRVEFGGVDVSRIAARKRDVSMLFQRDALYPHMTLRQTMAFPMKGLVSDSETQQRIERAAKLLGLDAMLDRHPEHFSGGELRRGGLAKMVVRQASIRLLDEPLSALDGPVRHQFQQDLQRWHREIPGTTIHVTHDGDEAMRMADRVAVMHQGQIVQVGTPEEIFHHPCCLSVAKSIGSPPINVLGGELRQGELRVHASDDPIELNPAVGPRHDGHVFVAIRPEGFGIVASSGANDAIASTTSAIRFSGVCRSSLVYGGQCHASFETQNEILDATLPADCGVQRGDPVTIAAMLADVHLFDGEGKRIEVAR; encoded by the coding sequence ATGCTAGCGGTTCAACTCGTCGACATCGAGAAACGTTATCACGATCGTGACGTGTTGCAATCGATTTGCTTGCACGTTGAGGCTGGCGAGTACATGGTGCTCCTTGGTGAAAGTGGCTGTGGCAAGACGACGATGCTGCGCACGATCGCTGGTCTAGAGTCTGCGGATGGGGGACGGGTGGAATTCGGCGGTGTGGATGTGAGTCGCATTGCAGCGCGAAAACGAGATGTCTCGATGCTGTTCCAACGCGATGCGCTGTACCCTCACATGACGTTACGTCAAACGATGGCCTTCCCCATGAAGGGGCTGGTATCCGACTCCGAAACCCAGCAACGGATCGAGCGTGCCGCGAAATTGCTTGGTCTTGACGCGATGCTCGATCGTCATCCGGAGCATTTCAGCGGCGGCGAACTGCGACGTGGAGGGCTAGCAAAAATGGTCGTGCGTCAAGCATCGATCCGATTGTTGGACGAACCGCTTTCGGCGCTCGACGGACCTGTTCGTCATCAATTCCAACAGGACCTACAGCGTTGGCACCGCGAAATACCGGGGACCACGATCCACGTCACTCACGACGGTGATGAAGCGATGCGGATGGCGGATCGGGTTGCCGTGATGCATCAAGGCCAGATTGTGCAAGTCGGGACTCCCGAGGAGATTTTTCATCATCCCTGCTGTCTCTCGGTGGCGAAATCGATCGGGTCGCCGCCGATCAATGTGCTCGGCGGCGAGCTGCGGCAAGGCGAGCTACGCGTGCATGCGAGTGATGACCCCATCGAACTGAATCCAGCGGTGGGGCCACGACACGACGGCCACGTGTTTGTGGCGATCCGGCCGGAAGGGTTTGGGATCGTCGCGTCCAGTGGAGCTAACGACGCAATCGCCTCGACCACCTCGGCAATCCGCTTTTCAGGCGTCTGCCGCTCGAGTTTGGTGTATGGCGGTCAATGCCACGCGAGTTTCGAAACGCAGAATGAGATCCTCGATGCCACCTTGCCGGCCGATTGTGGCGTGCAGCGCGGTGATCCGGTGACGATTGCCGCCATGCTTGCCGATGTGCATCTGTTTGATGGCGAAGGCAAGCGGATCGAAGTGGCGCGGTAA
- a CDS encoding cysteine peptidase family C39 domain-containing protein, whose amino-acid sequence MDLVFALTVMTLLCVSVMAWVAWRLRPPQTTATKMNLDTPPERTTAVVSRAPSIVLTAAVLAALVILYATHDRLFWARFLPFSAVIIWSEVTAVALAVASGAAFRLPNRPSWRRVISGSLLAVLTLGTLYEPLVQRFLRPVMVTHHWEAECVCMQTNANTCSAAAGATLLKAHGLDLSEAEMVKLCLTNSHGTPSLGLWRGLSIATSSSHLKPKVIHTDIESLLTQGPWPVALVVGVPRFGADSGYAKKYGWDPGYRHSIVLFGRCNDAWLGIGDPSAGYARWSDDDLRVLWRGEGIALVER is encoded by the coding sequence ATGGATTTGGTATTCGCCCTGACGGTGATGACACTGCTCTGTGTCAGCGTGATGGCATGGGTTGCGTGGCGTCTGCGCCCGCCGCAAACCACCGCCACCAAGATGAACTTGGACACTCCCCCTGAGCGCACCACCGCGGTGGTGTCCCGCGCCCCTTCGATCGTGTTAACGGCCGCCGTGCTGGCTGCCCTTGTGATCTTGTACGCAACGCACGACCGACTTTTTTGGGCGCGGTTCCTGCCGTTTTCGGCAGTGATTATCTGGTCCGAAGTGACGGCCGTTGCCTTGGCCGTCGCCAGTGGTGCTGCATTTCGATTGCCAAACCGCCCCTCATGGCGGCGTGTGATCAGCGGATCGTTGTTGGCGGTCCTAACCCTGGGGACGTTATATGAACCGCTTGTTCAGCGGTTCCTTCGTCCCGTCATGGTAACCCACCATTGGGAAGCAGAATGCGTGTGCATGCAAACCAATGCCAACACGTGTAGCGCCGCCGCGGGCGCCACCTTACTCAAAGCCCATGGCCTCGATCTTAGCGAAGCCGAGATGGTTAAGTTGTGTTTAACCAACTCGCATGGCACACCCTCGTTGGGGTTGTGGCGAGGATTGTCGATCGCGACATCGTCAAGCCATCTTAAACCGAAAGTGATCCACACGGACATCGAAAGTCTTCTGACCCAAGGCCCTTGGCCGGTGGCGTTGGTCGTCGGGGTGCCCCGCTTTGGCGCCGATTCAGGCTATGCGAAAAAGTACGGTTGGGACCCTGGCTACCGGCATTCGATTGTGTTATTCGGACGTTGCAACGATGCCTGGCTCGGCATCGGTGACCCCTCCGCGGGATATGCAAGATGGAGCGACGACGATTTACGAGTCCTGTGGCGAGGCGAAGGGATCGCATTGGTAGAACGCTGA
- the ilvE gene encoding branched-chain-amino-acid transaminase has translation MNRKIYINGQYFDRENAKVSVFDHGLLYGDGVFEGMRIYSGKVFRLLEHLERLWESARAIALTIPITIEQLMKDVDATVKENGLEDGYIRLIVTRGAGPLGLDPFRCSDPQIIIIADTISLYPESHYTDGLKLVTASTIRNHPAALSPRIKSLNYLNNIMAKIEGLNAGCIEAVMLNHKGEVAECTGDNLFLVKNGVLSTPPIDAGILEGITRNAVLELAENAGIETRQIPLTRHDIYIADECFLTGSAAEVIPAVEIDNRVIGDGKPGPVTQKLNEAFRKLVRQR, from the coding sequence ATGAATCGCAAAATCTATATCAACGGCCAATACTTCGACCGCGAAAACGCAAAAGTCAGCGTTTTTGATCATGGTTTGCTCTACGGGGATGGTGTCTTTGAAGGGATGCGAATCTACAGCGGCAAGGTCTTCCGCTTGCTCGAGCATCTTGAGCGTTTATGGGAATCCGCGCGTGCGATTGCGTTGACGATCCCCATCACGATCGAGCAATTGATGAAGGATGTTGACGCCACCGTGAAAGAAAACGGACTCGAGGATGGCTACATTCGTTTGATCGTCACGCGTGGAGCCGGACCGCTCGGGCTCGATCCGTTTCGTTGTAGCGATCCGCAAATCATTATCATTGCCGACACGATCTCGTTGTACCCAGAAAGCCATTACACCGATGGTTTGAAATTGGTGACCGCATCGACGATTCGCAATCATCCCGCGGCGCTCAGCCCAAGGATTAAATCGCTTAACTACCTCAACAACATCATGGCTAAGATTGAAGGTCTAAATGCCGGATGTATCGAAGCGGTGATGCTTAACCACAAAGGCGAAGTGGCCGAATGCACCGGAGATAATCTCTTCTTGGTCAAAAACGGCGTCTTGAGCACTCCGCCAATTGACGCCGGTATTCTCGAAGGCATTACCCGCAATGCCGTCTTGGAATTGGCCGAAAACGCGGGCATCGAAACGCGTCAGATCCCGCTCACACGACACGACATCTATATCGCAGACGAGTGCTTCTTGACCGGCAGTGCGGCCGAAGTGATTCCCGCGGTTGAAATCGATAACCGAGTGATTGGTGACGGCAAACCTGGCCCCGTGACACAGAAGCTAAACGAAGCGTTTCGCAAATTGGTCCGCCAACGCTAA
- the ispG gene encoding (E)-4-hydroxy-3-methylbut-2-enyl-diphosphate synthase has protein sequence MTIQRNPTRPVVIGSITVGANHPIAVQSMTATKTQNIDATVAQAEALRAQGAGVVRIAVDSDKDAEALAEIRKQTTANLAVDLQENFRLAEKVAPFVDKIRYNPGHLYHHQRDKPWQDKVRFIIDQAKEHDCAIRIGVNCGSMDPAKKEMYDPADSITPMIESAREHCELVDSLGFTRYVVSLKDSDPRKVIEVNKRFAALRPDVPLHLGVTEAGMPPDGIVKTRIAFEQLIGKGIGDTVRVSLTLPNDRKPEEIDAGHSIVEDIYSGRVRSVVVFDDTSLNIISCPSCSRVENEAFIELAASVKEMTEYAKDYAITIAVMGCRVNGPGETDDADLGLWCGPAKVNLKRGTEALGAFGYDEILPKLKQELDNLIASKS, from the coding sequence ATGACGATTCAACGCAACCCCACTCGCCCTGTCGTGATCGGCTCGATCACGGTCGGAGCCAATCATCCGATCGCGGTGCAAAGCATGACCGCGACGAAGACTCAAAACATCGATGCCACCGTCGCCCAGGCCGAGGCGTTACGAGCGCAAGGTGCCGGCGTCGTTCGCATCGCGGTCGATAGTGACAAAGATGCTGAGGCGCTCGCAGAAATTCGCAAACAAACGACCGCCAATTTGGCCGTCGATTTGCAAGAGAACTTCCGGCTCGCTGAAAAGGTCGCGCCGTTTGTCGACAAGATCCGCTACAACCCCGGTCACCTCTATCACCATCAACGTGATAAACCGTGGCAAGACAAAGTACGTTTTATCATCGACCAAGCGAAAGAGCATGACTGTGCCATTCGCATTGGGGTCAACTGTGGCAGCATGGATCCCGCCAAAAAAGAGATGTACGACCCCGCCGATTCGATCACGCCCATGATCGAAAGCGCTCGGGAACATTGCGAGCTTGTCGATTCGCTAGGCTTCACGCGATACGTCGTTTCGCTCAAAGACAGCGATCCCCGCAAAGTCATCGAAGTCAACAAACGATTCGCGGCACTTCGTCCCGATGTGCCGTTGCATTTAGGCGTCACCGAAGCCGGGATGCCACCCGACGGTATCGTCAAAACACGCATCGCGTTTGAGCAATTGATCGGCAAAGGCATCGGCGACACCGTGCGTGTTTCGTTGACGCTTCCCAACGATCGCAAGCCCGAAGAAATCGACGCAGGACATTCGATCGTCGAGGACATCTACAGCGGCCGCGTGCGAAGCGTCGTCGTCTTTGACGACACGTCGCTGAATATCATCAGTTGCCCCAGTTGTTCGCGCGTCGAAAACGAAGCGTTCATCGAATTGGCCGCCAGCGTCAAGGAGATGACCGAATATGCGAAGGATTATGCGATTACGATCGCCGTGATGGGTTGCCGAGTCAACGGGCCGGGTGAAACCGACGACGCCGACCTCGGATTATGGTGTGGCCCGGCAAAGGTCAACCTCAAACGGGGCACCGAAGCGTTGGGAGCCTTTGGCTACGACGAAATTCTGCCAAAGTTAAAGCAAGAGCTCGACAATTTGATCGCAAGCAAAAGCTAG
- the glmM gene encoding phosphoglucosamine mutase codes for MSDLIISVSGLRGIVGTSLTPEVAVRFVAAFASKLPAGPIIVARDGRGSGRMLKQAIIASLTACGRDCLDADVAATPTVGVLVGERNAAGAVQISASHNPPPYNGIKLFGPDGRVLDAVRGASIRDAYFAGEAAWCAFDQIGSATLEADPHSAHLDKVLATVNVDAIAKAKHRVLLDSNHGAGGLLGKRLLEALGCEAVIVGDEPDGNFAHVPEPTAENLTEIAAQVRKHQCSVGFCQDPDADRLALVDGEGRYIGEEYTLALCIKHAMSHAATRGSIVINGATSGMSERLAAAADVESFRSSVGEANVADMMIATQAKYGGEGNGGPIDPRVGYVRDSFVGMAQVLDLMTATGQSLAELADGLPKLHIHKSKAEVSAEKLPELFEALIALHDDASASTGDGLRLAWADKWLLVRGSNTEPIVRLIAEAETEAEAKSLCDTAAAKLAEIQ; via the coding sequence ATGAGCGATCTTATCATTAGTGTCAGCGGACTTCGTGGTATCGTGGGCACTTCCTTGACTCCGGAGGTTGCCGTTCGCTTTGTTGCTGCGTTCGCGTCAAAGTTGCCCGCGGGCCCGATCATTGTGGCCCGCGATGGGCGTGGTAGCGGTCGGATGCTGAAGCAGGCGATTATCGCGTCGCTGACCGCGTGTGGCCGCGATTGTCTGGACGCCGATGTGGCGGCAACGCCCACGGTGGGAGTGCTTGTTGGCGAGCGAAACGCCGCGGGCGCGGTTCAGATTTCCGCCAGCCATAATCCGCCGCCTTACAACGGGATCAAGCTTTTTGGCCCCGACGGACGTGTGCTCGACGCGGTGAGGGGAGCTTCGATTCGAGACGCCTACTTCGCCGGTGAAGCCGCTTGGTGTGCGTTTGACCAGATTGGCAGCGCCACGCTCGAAGCCGATCCCCACTCGGCGCACCTCGATAAGGTGCTCGCGACCGTCAATGTTGATGCAATCGCTAAGGCGAAACATCGTGTGTTGTTGGACAGCAACCACGGCGCGGGCGGCTTACTCGGCAAGCGGCTTTTAGAGGCATTGGGCTGTGAAGCGGTGATCGTAGGAGACGAACCGGACGGGAATTTTGCGCATGTGCCTGAACCCACGGCTGAAAACTTGACCGAGATCGCCGCCCAGGTTCGCAAGCACCAATGTAGCGTCGGCTTCTGTCAAGATCCTGACGCGGACCGCTTGGCTTTGGTCGACGGTGAAGGCCGCTATATTGGCGAAGAGTACACGTTGGCGTTGTGCATTAAACACGCGATGAGTCATGCAGCGACACGTGGAAGCATCGTGATTAACGGCGCGACCAGCGGCATGAGTGAACGATTGGCGGCCGCCGCCGACGTTGAATCCTTTCGCAGCAGTGTGGGCGAAGCGAATGTGGCTGACATGATGATCGCGACGCAGGCGAAATACGGCGGCGAAGGAAACGGCGGCCCGATCGATCCACGCGTCGGCTACGTCCGGGACAGCTTTGTCGGGATGGCCCAAGTTTTGGACTTGATGACCGCGACCGGACAAAGCTTGGCCGAATTGGCCGACGGATTGCCAAAGCTGCATATTCACAAATCCAAAGCAGAGGTCTCGGCCGAGAAATTGCCCGAGCTGTTCGAGGCCTTGATTGCGTTACATGACGATGCCTCAGCCAGCACCGGTGACGGATTGCGTTTAGCATGGGCCGACAAATGGTTGTTGGTGCGAGGTAGTAACACCGAGCCAATCGTGCGTTTGATCGCGGAAGCTGAAACCGAAGCGGAAGCGAAATCATTGTGTGATACCGCCGCGGCCAAGTTGGCCGAGATTCAATAG
- a CDS encoding serine/threonine-protein kinase has product MASSLKLFSEESGVPKTLRIGSRLDKYRIVRRLGEGGFATVYAAHDTIEDRRVALKIPDSRYVSNPQSVDDLQREVRIMAMLNHPGILTLRDARFVEGHFVMVFPMGEETLLDRFSRRIARANAVDYALQMIDAVSYAHEHRVLHRDIKPENFILFPNQIVRLTDFGLARVQRTGKHVSASGTLGYMAPEQAMGHPDFRSDVFSLGLVLYRLFSGELPDYPFEAPLPGYQKLRRGLSSEFVALIRKAIDPSPKRRFRDAIAMQNAVRRIRFPLSDRSVTQTGRSETTSRISHRRVA; this is encoded by the coding sequence GTGGCATCGTCGTTAAAATTATTCAGCGAGGAATCGGGCGTTCCCAAGACGCTGCGCATCGGCAGTCGCTTGGACAAATACCGAATCGTCCGGCGGTTGGGCGAAGGAGGCTTCGCGACCGTTTATGCCGCTCACGACACGATCGAAGATCGCCGCGTGGCGTTGAAAATTCCTGACAGCCGATATGTCTCGAATCCGCAATCGGTTGACGATCTGCAACGTGAAGTGCGGATCATGGCAATGTTAAACCATCCTGGGATTTTGACCTTACGAGATGCTCGCTTCGTCGAGGGACATTTTGTGATGGTGTTCCCGATGGGGGAGGAAACGTTGTTGGATCGGTTCAGCCGCCGCATCGCTCGCGCCAACGCGGTCGACTATGCGCTGCAAATGATTGACGCGGTGTCATACGCACACGAGCATCGCGTCCTGCACCGCGACATCAAACCCGAGAATTTCATTCTGTTCCCAAATCAAATCGTTCGCTTGACCGACTTTGGCTTGGCTCGCGTGCAACGCACCGGCAAGCACGTGTCGGCATCGGGAACCCTCGGCTACATGGCCCCAGAACAAGCGATGGGGCATCCTGATTTCCGCAGCGACGTGTTCTCGCTCGGTTTGGTGCTGTACCGCTTGTTCTCAGGCGAGCTGCCCGATTATCCATTCGAAGCTCCCTTGCCGGGATACCAAAAGCTTCGCCGCGGATTGTCGAGTGAGTTTGTCGCTTTGATTCGCAAGGCGATTGATCCCTCGCCCAAACGCCGCTTTCGCGATGCGATTGCGATGCAAAATGCGGTCCGCCGGATTCGCTTTCCGTTAAGCGACCGCAGCGTGACGCAAACGGGTCGTTCGGAAACGACGTCACGAATCAGCCATCGTCGAGTCGCGTAA
- a CDS encoding OsmC family protein — translation MASQESATPIVRKIEEASDPDEHGSSLKPVQKREVVLRLEAESLDNMRKRATVRVDQPKGSTFEIICDEGPYLGGDDSAPPPLAYYSASIAFCLLTQLSRYAKVKKLNISSMKLAQETRFTMEGSVIKGTLEGRGVEVVTHLDIESDEPEEVIRQMIEVGKNSCFIHQSIMNPVPSTIQAKVNGQLLS, via the coding sequence ATGGCGTCACAAGAATCTGCCACGCCCATCGTCCGCAAAATCGAAGAAGCCTCCGATCCCGATGAGCATGGATCCAGTCTGAAGCCCGTTCAGAAGCGAGAAGTCGTATTGCGATTGGAGGCCGAATCGCTGGACAACATGCGGAAGCGGGCAACAGTTCGAGTTGATCAACCCAAAGGCAGCACCTTCGAAATCATCTGCGACGAAGGCCCGTACTTAGGCGGCGACGATTCCGCGCCACCGCCACTGGCCTACTACAGTGCCAGCATCGCGTTCTGTCTGTTAACTCAGCTTTCACGCTACGCGAAGGTCAAGAAACTGAATATCAGCAGCATGAAGCTTGCCCAGGAAACGCGATTCACGATGGAAGGATCCGTTATCAAAGGAACGCTAGAGGGCCGAGGCGTCGAAGTTGTCACTCATCTGGACATCGAATCTGACGAACCTGAAGAAGTGATTCGGCAGATGATCGAAGTCGGAAAAAACAGCTGTTTCATCCACCAGTCGATCATGAATCCAGTGCCATCAACGATTCAAGCAAAGGTCAACGGACAGCTATTGAGTTGA
- the msrB gene encoding peptide-methionine (R)-S-oxide reductase MsrB, with the protein MKPHLTFPLTLAVLLLSLVSPKLFADDSGGKTETAAAEQSDAEAEYTPKSKVELRRSLSRIQFEVTQNEATEPAFRNKYWDNKKTGTYHCIVCDRELFASETKFKSGTGWPSFYQPLNEKVVGFRNDWRLIYTRVEVHCKRCGAHLGHVFDDGPEPTGKRYCMNSASLKFVEATPADSATPSDSPLPKDAKAE; encoded by the coding sequence ATGAAACCCCACCTCACCTTTCCCCTCACGCTCGCCGTGCTACTACTGAGCCTCGTTTCACCCAAGCTTTTCGCCGATGACTCCGGTGGCAAGACAGAGACCGCTGCGGCGGAGCAATCCGACGCCGAGGCCGAATACACCCCGAAGTCCAAAGTGGAACTGCGTCGCTCGCTATCGCGGATCCAATTCGAGGTGACTCAGAACGAAGCTACCGAGCCCGCATTTCGTAACAAGTATTGGGACAACAAGAAAACGGGGACCTATCACTGCATCGTTTGTGATCGAGAGTTGTTCGCCAGCGAAACGAAGTTCAAATCGGGAACCGGCTGGCCCAGTTTCTATCAACCCTTGAACGAAAAAGTCGTTGGCTTTCGCAACGATTGGCGGCTGATCTACACACGCGTCGAAGTCCACTGCAAACGTTGTGGCGCTCATCTTGGCCATGTCTTTGATGACGGCCCTGAACCGACGGGAAAGCGGTACTGTATGAACAGTGCGTCGTTGAAATTTGTTGAAGCAACGCCAGCCGACTCGGCAACGCCAAGTGATTCGCCGCTCCCCAAGGATGCGAAGGCTGAGTAA
- a CDS encoding enoyl-ACP reductase FabI: MNSTDSNDAVADFLSLRNKTILIMGVANKKSVAFAIAKVLRGAGANVIYSVRSESRKESLAKLLHGETVLVCDVEDQAQIDQLAAQLVADGITIDGLVHSIAFADYPEGIRPFHETTRRQFLQAVDISAYSLISVCNALRDRFAKDASVVTIGISTTRMASESYGFMAPIKAALESSLAFLTKSFSRFSEVRFNAVSAGLLKTSASAGIPGYVDSYLYAEKVIPRRRAITTDEVANTAAFLLSPRSSGIAAQSLVVDAAMEINYFDADIVSAVTAQDID; encoded by the coding sequence GTGAATTCGACTGATTCAAACGACGCCGTCGCGGATTTTTTGTCTCTGCGCAACAAGACCATATTGATCATGGGGGTGGCCAATAAAAAGAGCGTGGCCTTTGCGATCGCCAAGGTACTTCGTGGTGCTGGGGCGAACGTGATCTACAGTGTGCGCAGTGAATCGCGAAAAGAAAGTTTGGCAAAATTGCTTCACGGCGAAACCGTCTTGGTTTGCGACGTCGAAGATCAAGCCCAGATCGACCAACTCGCCGCTCAACTCGTCGCGGATGGCATTACAATCGATGGCTTGGTTCATTCCATCGCCTTTGCGGATTACCCCGAGGGTATTCGTCCGTTCCACGAAACCACGCGTCGACAATTCTTGCAGGCTGTCGATATTTCGGCTTACTCGTTGATCAGTGTTTGCAATGCACTTCGCGATCGCTTTGCCAAAGACGCTTCGGTCGTCACGATTGGCATCAGTACGACACGGATGGCGAGCGAGAGCTACGGCTTCATGGCTCCCATCAAGGCGGCGCTCGAGTCATCGCTGGCGTTTTTGACGAAATCGTTTAGCCGTTTCAGCGAGGTGCGATTCAACGCCGTTTCCGCCGGGCTGTTGAAAACGAGCGCGTCGGCTGGAATTCCCGGCTATGTCGACTCCTACCTGTACGCCGAGAAAGTGATCCCACGTCGCCGCGCGATCACCACGGACGAAGTCGCCAACACCGCCGCCTTTTTGTTGAGCCCGCGCAGCAGTGGTATCGCCGCCCAATCGCTCGTCGTCGATGCCGCGATGGAAATCAATTATTTCGATGCCGACATTGTCAGCGCTGTCACAGCCCAAGATATTGATTAG
- a CDS encoding 3-hydroxyacyl-ACP dehydratase FabZ family protein: MTIEQIESLIPHRKPMRLVDEIVSRTETQIVCRKTFHEDEFFVQGHFPGHPIVPGVIQCECCLQAGAILLAEIAEMAPGAVPVATRLDNVKFKKMVRPGDTVEIHATLDEQVSNAFFMTGKMLLEGKLTARLNFACTVAQPG; encoded by the coding sequence ATGACAATCGAACAAATTGAGAGCCTGATTCCGCATCGCAAGCCAATGCGTTTGGTCGATGAAATCGTTTCACGTACCGAGACCCAGATCGTTTGCCGTAAAACGTTCCACGAAGACGAGTTCTTTGTGCAAGGCCATTTCCCGGGGCATCCGATTGTTCCCGGCGTGATTCAATGCGAGTGCTGTTTGCAAGCCGGCGCGATTCTGTTGGCGGAGATCGCTGAGATGGCCCCAGGGGCGGTCCCCGTGGCAACGCGACTCGACAACGTCAAATTCAAGAAAATGGTTCGCCCCGGCGATACCGTCGAAATTCACGCCACGTTGGACGAACAGGTCAGTAATGCATTCTTCATGACGGGAAAGATGCTGCTAGAGGGAAAGCTCACGGCGCGATTGAACTTTGCCTGTACCGTGGCCCAACCCGGATAA